A genomic window from Brassica oleracea var. oleracea cultivar TO1000 chromosome C8, BOL, whole genome shotgun sequence includes:
- the LOC106308997 gene encoding uncharacterized protein LOC106308997, with product MASPKNKREVQRLTGRVAALNRFISRSTDKCLPFYDILRGNKKFEWSEECENALQQLKCYLTTPPFLAKPVEGETLFLYIAVSATAVSGVLIREERGEQKPIFYISKTLLDAESRYPLMEKLAYAVVTSARKLIPYLQSLTIVFLTTLPLQTILHSPSQSGRLAKWAVELSEYDIEYRPRTSAKSQVLAEFLVELPTGTVTNKEPNSTWVLHVDGLSSKQGSGIRIRLTSPTSEILEQSFRLEFHASNNESEYEALIAGLRLAHGLKIRNIHAYCDSQLAASQYSREYEERDERMDAYLKLVHNLAQDFDCFALMRIPPLRKCSSRCSRGPSIKFRPKDQDDDVEEVAVQPEERSEQFDYGCDTPWLETIRAYIIDEKLPPEKWEARKIQTHVARYVTVDGKIYKWKFSGPLMTCLEGEKARKVMEEVHSGFCGNHSGGRSLAVKIGDCEKFVRKCKKCQRHAPTIRQPAEVLSSITSLYPFMRWTIDIIGPLHNSKQKRFLLVLTDFFSKHGVPYEIVTDNGSQFISTRFEAFCEKWKIRLNKSTPRYPQCNGEAETNNKTVLDGLKKRLDAKKGRWAEELEGVLWSHRTTPR from the exons ATGGCTTCGCCCAAAAACAAGCGGGAAGTACAAAGATTAACCGGAAGAGTCGCAGCACTTAACCGATTCATCTCACGATCAACGGACAAATGCTTACCTTTCTACGATATCCTACGGGGGAACAAAAAATTCGAGTGGTCAGAAGAGTGCGAAAACGCTCTTCAACAGCTGAAATGCTACTTGACCACTCCTCCGTTTCTCGCAAAACCTGTCGAAGGAGAAACCTTGTTCTTATATATCGCAGTATCAGCAACAGCTGTAAGCGGCGTTCTGATCAGAGAAGAGCGCGGTGAACAGAAACCCATTTTTTACATAAGCAAAACATTGCTAGATGCTGAGTCACGGTATCCGCTAATGGAAAAACTAGCATACGCAGTCGTAACATCGGCACGAAAGCTCATACCGTATTTACAATCCCTCACGATCGTCTTCCTCACGACCTTGCCTCTTCAGACGATTTTGCATAGTCCGAGCCAGTCGGGAAGACTAGCCAAATGGGCAGTCGAGTTAAGTGAGTACGATATAGAATACCGACCAAGAACGAGTGCAAAATCCCAAGTACTCGCAGAATTTTTGGTAGAGCTACCGACAGGAACCGTGACTAACAAGGAACCAAATTCAACATGGGTCCTTCACGTCGACGGTTTGTCATCTAAGCAAGGATCGGGCATCAGAATTCGCCTCACGTCCCCAACCAGTGAAATCCTAGAACAATCGTTTAGACTGGAATTTCACGCATCCAACAACGAGTCCGAATACGAAGCGCTCATTGCAGGACTACGATTAGCTCACGGATTGAAGATACGCAACATCCATGCCTACTGTGATTCTCAGCTAGCCGCAAGTCAATATAGCAGAGAATACGAAGAAAGGGATGAAAGAATGGATGCATATCTCAAACTGGTCCATAATCTAGCTCAAGATTTCGACTGTTTCGCTCTCATGCGAATCCCCCCGCTCCGAAAATGTTCAAGCCGATGCTCTCGCGGCCCTAGCATCAAGTTCAGACCCAA GGATCAAGACGACGATGTAGAGGAGGTCGCAGTACAGCCAGAAGAAAGATCAGAACAATTCGACTACGGCTGTGATACGCCATGGCTGGAAACGATTCGAGCCTACATCATCGACGAAAAATTACCTCCCGAAAAATGGGAAGCCCGCAAAATCCAAACCCATGTCGCGCGTTATGTAACAGTCGATGGGAAAATTTACAAATGGAAATTTTCTGGACCACTCATGACATGTTTGGAAGGAGAAAAGGCGAGAAAAGTCATGGAAGAAGTCCATTCTGGATTCTGCGGAAACCATTCCGGTGGAAGGTCACTTGCAGTGAAAATCGGAGATTGTGAAAAATTCGTACGAAAATGCAAAAAATGCCAAAGGCATGCTCCGACCATCCGACAACCAGCAGAAGTTCTTTCTTCCATCACGTCACTGTATCCTTTCATGCGCTGGACCATAGACATCATCGGACCCCTTCACAATTCAAAGCAAAAGCGTTTCCTCTTAGTCCTCACTGATTTCTTCTCAAA ACATGGAGTTCCTTACGAGATCGTAACCGACAACGGATCTCAATTCATTTCCACCCGATTTGAAGCGTTCTGCGAAAAATGGAAGATACGATTAAACAAATCAACTCCCAGATATCCACAATGCAACGGTGAAGCCGAGACAAACAATAAGACCGTTCTAGACGGACTTAAGAAACGCCTAGACGCTAAAAAAGGCAGGTGGGCAGAGGAACTTGAGGGAGTTCTCTGGTCACATCGCACGACCCCAAGATGA
- the LOC106307240 gene encoding uncharacterized protein LOC106307240 isoform X2 gives MTRLMHLSCPRKSEIITGNQGISQEENKNRAGLSKEGDHTNQDRKLQERQPPNQSCPRKNIILHHAKASKVNSTITNSVHETPVSDIIHLVFVQNVEKISGCKEESFKEIPPDNLLLPEGSTPKMVRTEPTRSMKGHPLNERINAKFHSRGVILSYLLKEEPPDAQSIPKPKQYQCYPVSRSKLFQGGGYDAAIRSATEPEVNPKPYSTSQGANQDICALNMPYLTNQECLNDEANFYGFYTNEGVQDNCNWAKIFKEQEVMNFTSQRFLSPSICQYATLQEDSSPKKKCPEPKPIVGVKRSLSAFQKAQDLEQWSRELEDMINLQKPAKPALHLPYLEDPGFTSNQPQ, from the exons ATGACAAGATTAATGCACTTGTCTTGTCCAAGGAAAAGTGAAATTATTACAGGAAACCAAG GGATAAGTCAAGAGGAAAATAAAAACCGAGCTGGGCTATCGAAAGAAGGTGATCATACCAACCAAGATCGAAAGTTGCAAGAAAGGCAGCCACCAAACCAAAGTTGTCCAAGGAAGAATATCATTCTTCATCATGCTAAAGCATCCAAGGTAAATTCGACCATAACAAATTCTGTTCATGAAACTCCAGTATCAGATATAATTCACTTGGTCTTTGTCCAGAATGTTGAAAAAATTTCAGGTTGCAAAGAAGAAAGCTTCAAAGAAATCCCACCGGATAATCTTTTGTTGCCAGAAGGATCAACCCCAAAGATGGTCAGAACCGAGCCTACTAGGAGTATGAAGGGCCATCCACTGAATGAGAGAATCAATGCTAAATTCCATAGCAGAGGCGTGATCCTATCCTATTTGCTGAAAGAAGAGCCACCTGATGCACAATCCATCCCCAAACCAAAACAATATCAAT GTTATCCAGTTTCGAGGTCGAAACTTTTTCAAGGAGGAGGGTATGATGCGGCCATCAGATCAGCAACTGAACCAGAGGTCAACCCAAAACCCTACTCAACCAGCCAAGGCGCCAACCAGGACATATGTGCACTAAACATGCCATATCTTACAAACCAGGAGTGTTTAAATGATGAGGCTAATTTTTATGGATTCTACACTAACGAAGGAGTCCAGGACAATTGTAATTGGGCCAAAATATTCAAGGAGCAAGAAGTTATGAATTTTACAAGTCAGAGGTTTCTCAGCCCGTCCATCTGCCAGTATGCAACTTTACAAGAGGATTCAAGCCCAAAGAAGAAGTGTCCTGAACCAAAACCGATCGTAGGAGTCAAGAGGAGTTTATCAGCTTTCCAGAAAGCCCAAGATCTCGAGCAATGGTCAAGGGAATTGGAAGATATGATCAATTTACAAAAACCGGCCAAACCAGCTCTACACTTGCCTTATTTGGAAGATCCGGGTTTCACATCAAACCAACCTCAATAA
- the LOC106307240 gene encoding uncharacterized protein LOC106307240 isoform X1 — MTRLMHLSCPRKSEIITGNQGISQEENKNRAGLSKEGDHTNQDRKLQERQPPNQSCPRKNIILHHAKASKVNSTITNSVHETPVSDIIHLVFVQNVEKISGCKEESFKEIPPDNLLLPEGSTPKMVRTEPTRSMKGHPLNERINAKFHSRGVILSYLLKEEPPDAQSIPKPKQYQCKTLASQKSMKADFLYLGTGYPVSRSKLFQGGGYDAAIRSATEPEVNPKPYSTSQGANQDICALNMPYLTNQECLNDEANFYGFYTNEGVQDNCNWAKIFKEQEVMNFTSQRFLSPSICQYATLQEDSSPKKKCPEPKPIVGVKRSLSAFQKAQDLEQWSRELEDMINLQKPAKPALHLPYLEDPGFTSNQPQ; from the exons ATGACAAGATTAATGCACTTGTCTTGTCCAAGGAAAAGTGAAATTATTACAGGAAACCAAG GGATAAGTCAAGAGGAAAATAAAAACCGAGCTGGGCTATCGAAAGAAGGTGATCATACCAACCAAGATCGAAAGTTGCAAGAAAGGCAGCCACCAAACCAAAGTTGTCCAAGGAAGAATATCATTCTTCATCATGCTAAAGCATCCAAGGTAAATTCGACCATAACAAATTCTGTTCATGAAACTCCAGTATCAGATATAATTCACTTGGTCTTTGTCCAGAATGTTGAAAAAATTTCAGGTTGCAAAGAAGAAAGCTTCAAAGAAATCCCACCGGATAATCTTTTGTTGCCAGAAGGATCAACCCCAAAGATGGTCAGAACCGAGCCTACTAGGAGTATGAAGGGCCATCCACTGAATGAGAGAATCAATGCTAAATTCCATAGCAGAGGCGTGATCCTATCCTATTTGCTGAAAGAAGAGCCACCTGATGCACAATCCATCCCCAAACCAAAACAATATCAATGTAAGACCTTAGCATCTCAAAAGAGTATGAAAGCTGACTTTCTCTATCTTGGTACAGGTTATCCAGTTTCGAGGTCGAAACTTTTTCAAGGAGGAGGGTATGATGCGGCCATCAGATCAGCAACTGAACCAGAGGTCAACCCAAAACCCTACTCAACCAGCCAAGGCGCCAACCAGGACATATGTGCACTAAACATGCCATATCTTACAAACCAGGAGTGTTTAAATGATGAGGCTAATTTTTATGGATTCTACACTAACGAAGGAGTCCAGGACAATTGTAATTGGGCCAAAATATTCAAGGAGCAAGAAGTTATGAATTTTACAAGTCAGAGGTTTCTCAGCCCGTCCATCTGCCAGTATGCAACTTTACAAGAGGATTCAAGCCCAAAGAAGAAGTGTCCTGAACCAAAACCGATCGTAGGAGTCAAGAGGAGTTTATCAGCTTTCCAGAAAGCCCAAGATCTCGAGCAATGGTCAAGGGAATTGGAAGATATGATCAATTTACAAAAACCGGCCAAACCAGCTCTACACTTGCCTTATTTGGAAGATCCGGGTTTCACATCAAACCAACCTCAATAA
- the LOC106307241 gene encoding uncharacterized protein LOC106307241 codes for MDFDTPNLVDEDSYYLEDMEHEDNDEVHEDDPMPQENGSSKRGLEQIHLRLDEIQSSQPARTRTRQDRARRNGQPNEEVGEEENEDDRSINRPRRGTQNSDQGDVNPFARTERTDEGLGGVKLKIPTFDGKNNSDAFLEWERKIELLFDCQNFSEMKKVKLAATEFVGYAINWYDQVVTHRRRNGGPPISTWDELSALMRRRFVIEHYHWELHQ; via the exons ATGGATTTTGATACTCCAAACCTGGTTGATGAAGATAGCTATTATCTTGAAGACATGGAACATGAAGACAATGATGAGGTCCATGAGGATGATCCAATGCCTCAAGAAAATGGTTCTTCAAAAAGAG GTTTGGAACAGATCCATCTCAGACTTGATGAGATCCAAAGTAGCCAACCGGCCCGAACTAGAACCAGGCAAGATCGCGCACGGAGGAACGGACAGCCGAATGAAGAAGTCGGAGAGGAAGAGAACGAAGACGATCGTTCCATCAACCGTCCTAGGAGAGGTACCCAAAATAGTGATCAAGGTGATGTCAATCCTTTTGCTAGAACTGAACGAACTGATGAGGGTTTAGGTGGAGTGAAACTTAAGATCCCAACTTTTGATGGTAAAAACAATTCAGATGCTTTCCTTGAATGGGAAAGAAAAATTGAACTTCTTTTTGATTGTCAAAATTTTTCTGAAATGAAAAAGGTTAAATTGGCCGCAACTGAGTTTGTTGGCTATGCTATTAACTGGTATGATCAAGTTGTGACTCACAGGAGAAGGAATGGCGGGCCACCAATCTCTACTTGGGACGAGCTCTCGGCCTTGATGAGGAGACGGTTTGTTATAGAACATTACCACTGGGAACTCCACCAATGA